Proteins encoded within one genomic window of Mesorhizobium sp. AR10:
- a CDS encoding pyridoxal phosphate-dependent aminotransferase yields MLPQSSSLASARYAFDGVRAQIRDLHTENIANLAVRARELGDVIALWYGEGDMVTPAFIRDAAKAAFDEGLTFYVPNMRGHGPLNDALSEYQSRIHGRPIPIARTTVTPGGMQALYLALELLVDTGTNVVYVAPQWPNIHNAIHLIGGEPRPFSLDFKGDWKLDLDRLFATCDARTRAIFLSTPSNPTGWTASREEMQALLEFSRRTGIWIISDEVYGRLYFNGVVAPSVLQIAEDGDRVLSVNSFSKAWAMTGWRVGWLTHPSGVADQLGAMSQYINSGTAAPIQAGAVAAIRQGEPLVEEIRQRIKTGLDLAYDRLAQIPGIVLPKKPRGGMYAFFAMEGESDARRACARILETARVGLAPGHLFGSSATPFLRMCVCRDRDQIATALDRMAAAMN; encoded by the coding sequence ATGCTGCCCCAGTCATCGTCTCTGGCCAGCGCGCGTTACGCTTTCGATGGCGTGCGCGCACAAATTCGCGATCTGCACACCGAAAACATCGCCAACCTTGCCGTGCGCGCCCGCGAACTGGGCGACGTGATCGCGCTCTGGTATGGCGAAGGCGACATGGTAACGCCGGCCTTCATCCGCGACGCGGCCAAGGCGGCGTTCGATGAAGGCCTGACCTTCTACGTTCCCAACATGCGCGGCCATGGGCCGTTGAATGACGCGTTGTCGGAATACCAGTCGCGCATCCACGGCCGGCCGATACCGATCGCGCGCACCACCGTCACGCCGGGCGGCATGCAGGCTCTGTATCTGGCGCTGGAACTGCTAGTCGATACCGGCACCAATGTCGTCTACGTCGCGCCGCAATGGCCCAACATCCACAATGCCATCCACCTGATCGGCGGCGAGCCGCGGCCGTTTTCACTCGATTTCAAAGGCGACTGGAAGCTCGACCTCGACCGGCTGTTTGCCACCTGCGACGCGCGCACGCGCGCGATCTTCCTGTCGACGCCTTCGAACCCGACGGGCTGGACCGCGTCGCGCGAGGAGATGCAGGCGCTGCTCGAGTTCAGCCGGCGCACCGGCATCTGGATCATCTCCGACGAGGTCTATGGCCGGCTCTATTTCAACGGCGTGGTGGCGCCCTCGGTGCTGCAGATCGCCGAGGACGGAGACAGGGTGCTGTCGGTCAACAGCTTCTCGAAAGCCTGGGCGATGACCGGCTGGCGGGTCGGCTGGCTGACGCATCCGTCTGGCGTCGCCGACCAGCTCGGCGCCATGAGCCAATATATCAACAGCGGCACGGCGGCCCCGATCCAGGCCGGCGCGGTCGCGGCGATCCGCCAGGGTGAGCCGCTGGTCGAGGAGATCCGGCAGCGGATCAAGACCGGCCTTGACCTTGCCTATGACAGGCTGGCGCAGATTCCCGGCATCGTGCTGCCCAAAAAGCCGCGCGGCGGCATGTATGCGTTCTTTGCAATGGAAGGCGAAAGCGACGCCCGTCGCGCCTGCGCCAGGATCCTGGAAACGGCGCGCGTCGGGTTGGCGCCCGGCCATCTGTTCGGAAGTTCGGCAACGCCCTTCCTGCGCATGTGTGTCTGTCGCGACCGCGACCAGATTGCGACCGCGCTCGATCGCATGGCCGCTGCAATGAATTGA
- a CDS encoding ABC transporter substrate-binding protein, whose translation MSFTRRNLLLLAATIGIAAGPATAYAADVLNVGAYPTNPPFEYKNESGTFEGFEVDIVNEAAKRAGMTTEIADLGFQALFAATTSKRIDVAISSITITPERLKSQSFTQPYYDSDMGIATKTDSAIKTEADLKGKIVGVLSGSTGETWVKEHQEAGGFSEVKGYDTQQNLLLDLSAGRVDAAVSDIPGMEYSFTKMKDLTVKERIKTGEQYGLMMTKDHPLLGKLNDTLTAMKKDGTLASIHKKWFGSDAPADSSTVKEMPLPKG comes from the coding sequence ATGAGCTTCACTCGTCGTAACCTGCTTCTTCTCGCTGCCACCATCGGCATCGCCGCCGGCCCGGCCACCGCCTATGCCGCCGATGTGCTCAACGTCGGCGCCTATCCGACCAATCCGCCCTTCGAATACAAGAACGAGAGCGGCACCTTCGAGGGTTTCGAAGTCGACATCGTCAACGAGGCGGCTAAGCGCGCCGGCATGACCACGGAAATCGCCGACCTCGGGTTTCAGGCGCTGTTCGCCGCCACCACCTCGAAGCGTATCGATGTCGCTATCTCGTCGATCACCATCACGCCGGAGCGGCTGAAGTCGCAATCGTTCACCCAGCCCTACTATGACTCCGACATGGGCATCGCCACCAAGACCGACAGCGCGATCAAGACCGAGGCCGACCTGAAGGGCAAGATCGTCGGCGTGCTGTCCGGCTCGACCGGTGAAACCTGGGTCAAGGAACACCAGGAGGCCGGGGGGTTCAGCGAGGTGAAGGGCTATGATACGCAGCAGAACCTGCTGCTCGATCTCAGCGCCGGCCGCGTCGACGCCGCGGTCAGCGACATTCCGGGCATGGAGTATTCCTTCACCAAGATGAAGGATTTGACCGTCAAGGAGCGCATCAAGACCGGCGAACAATACGGGCTGATGATGACCAAGGACCACCCGCTGCTCGGCAAGCTGAACGACACACTGACCGCGATGAAGAAGGACGGCACGCTGGCCTCGATCCACAAGAAGTGGTTCGGCAGCGACGCACCGGCCGATTCTTCGACCGTCAAGGAAATGCCGTTGCCGAAGGGCTGA
- a CDS encoding amino acid ABC transporter permease, protein MSLLDTFFNADVMLSSLPALLRGFLNTLLLGILSIGIGIPVGLGISLVRLYAPKPLRWLAVGYIDIFRAMPVLVVLILIYYALPFLGIRLSSWTSAVTAFAIIMAAYSAEVFRSGIESIPRGQFEAAQALGLPFLLTLRKVVLPQAIRVVIPPMTSNCVSMFKDTSLASTVALPELLKEATNAQSLYANPSPLIGAALVYLIFLWPMVRLVSLLERRFKTEKTR, encoded by the coding sequence ATGTCGCTGCTGGACACCTTCTTCAACGCCGATGTCATGCTCTCCAGCCTGCCGGCGCTGCTGCGCGGCTTCCTGAACACGCTGCTGCTCGGGATCCTGAGCATCGGCATCGGCATCCCCGTCGGCCTGGGGATCAGCCTTGTGCGGCTCTATGCGCCGAAGCCGCTGCGGTGGCTTGCGGTCGGCTACATCGACATCTTCCGGGCGATGCCGGTGCTGGTGGTGCTGATCCTGATCTACTATGCGCTGCCGTTCCTCGGTATACGGCTGTCGTCCTGGACCTCCGCGGTGACGGCGTTCGCCATCATCATGGCGGCCTATTCGGCCGAGGTGTTCCGCTCCGGCATAGAAAGCATTCCGCGCGGCCAGTTCGAGGCGGCGCAGGCGCTCGGCCTGCCGTTCCTGCTAACCTTGCGAAAGGTGGTGCTGCCGCAGGCGATCCGCGTGGTCATTCCGCCAATGACCAGCAACTGCGTTTCGATGTTCAAGGACACTTCGCTCGCCTCCACCGTGGCGCTGCCCGAACTGCTGAAGGAAGCGACCAACGCCCAGTCGCTGTACGCCAATCCCTCGCCGCTAATCGGCGCCGCGCTGGTCTATCTCATCTTCCTCTGGCCGATGGTGCGTCTCGTCAGCCTGCTTGAACGCCGCTTCAAAACCGAAAAAACCCGCTGA
- a CDS encoding cysteine desulfurase-like protein, with protein MNKHQTDNATNAAGPFPVETIRAMFPALQRAGDFIFLDNAAGAQIPQSVLDAVTNHLVSHNVQRGGRYGRSVTVDQSVADARESVALLINAYSPSEICFGMNATSFIRLVSLGIGQMLQERDEIVITDMDHDANIATWLALESAGAKFKWWRMREDGNLHVDDLRPLVSDRTRLVACTATAHSIGSIVDVASVAKIAHAAGAEVFLDGVHYGPHGLIDVQAWDCDYLVCSGYKNFSPHMGFLWGRFETLKRLPTFREDFIPDEPPYKVEAGTFIYENVSGMDAAVRYLESIGRNFAPANNRSRRDNIVAGMNAIRDYELVLAREMLAVLKDCGATIYGVADEDRITERVPTFCFNIGTLSPQAIVEGMAEMQIGIRDGHMYAPRLMKRLNLSMDSGAIRASLVHYNTIEEVRRFGEALRAIIARLS; from the coding sequence TTGAACAAGCATCAGACCGACAACGCGACCAACGCCGCCGGCCCGTTCCCCGTCGAAACAATCCGCGCCATGTTTCCCGCCTTGCAGCGGGCCGGCGACTTCATCTTTTTGGACAATGCTGCCGGCGCGCAGATCCCGCAGAGCGTGCTCGACGCGGTGACCAACCATCTGGTCTCGCACAATGTGCAGCGCGGCGGCCGCTATGGCCGTAGCGTCACCGTCGACCAATCGGTCGCCGACGCGCGCGAAAGCGTAGCGCTGCTGATCAACGCCTATAGTCCGTCGGAAATCTGCTTCGGCATGAACGCCACTTCGTTCATCCGCCTGGTCAGCCTCGGCATCGGCCAGATGCTTCAGGAGCGCGACGAAATCGTCATCACCGACATGGACCATGACGCCAACATCGCGACGTGGCTGGCGCTGGAATCTGCTGGCGCCAAGTTCAAATGGTGGCGTATGCGCGAGGACGGCAATCTACATGTCGACGACCTGCGCCCGCTGGTCTCCGATCGCACAAGGCTCGTCGCCTGCACCGCTACGGCGCATTCGATCGGCTCGATCGTCGATGTCGCTTCGGTGGCGAAGATTGCCCATGCTGCAGGCGCCGAAGTGTTCCTCGACGGCGTGCATTACGGGCCGCACGGCCTGATCGACGTGCAGGCCTGGGACTGCGACTACCTCGTCTGCTCCGGCTACAAGAATTTCTCGCCGCATATGGGCTTCCTCTGGGGCCGCTTCGAGACGCTGAAGCGGCTGCCGACCTTCCGCGAGGACTTTATCCCCGACGAGCCGCCCTACAAGGTCGAGGCCGGCACCTTCATCTACGAGAACGTCTCCGGCATGGATGCCGCGGTGCGCTATCTCGAATCGATCGGCCGCAACTTTGCGCCTGCGAACAACCGCTCGCGCCGCGACAACATCGTCGCCGGCATGAATGCCATCCGCGACTACGAACTGGTGCTGGCGCGCGAAATGCTGGCCGTGCTCAAGGATTGCGGCGCGACCATCTACGGCGTTGCCGACGAGGACCGCATCACGGAACGCGTGCCGACCTTCTGTTTCAACATCGGCACGCTGTCGCCGCAAGCGATCGTCGAGGGGATGGCCGAGATGCAGATCGGCATCCGCGACGGCCACATGTACGCGCCGCGGCTGATGAAGCGTCTCAATCTCAGCATGGACAGCGGCGCCATCCGCGCCTCGCTGGTGCATTACAATACGATCGAGGAAGTGCGCCGCTTCGGCGAAGCGCTGCGCGCCATCATCGCCCGGCTGTCCTGA
- a CDS encoding dipeptide ABC transporter ATP-binding protein yields MSLTVLEGKNIVRDYHVGGGLFRPARTVHAVKGVSFSVQKGKTLAIVGESGCGKSTLARIITLIDPATAGELFIDGNKVDIAKNGLTKEMRRKVQIVFQNPYGSLNPRQKIGDVLGEPLVINTDKPADERRDLAMKMLKKVGLGTEHYNRYPHMFSGGQRQRIAIARALMLNPSLLVLDEPVSALDLSVQAQVLNLLADLQDEFQLTYVFISHDLSVVRYIADDVMVMYFGEAVEYGSRDEVFADPKHSYTRTLFAATPRADVASIKARLAKKKAA; encoded by the coding sequence ATGAGTTTGACGGTTCTCGAAGGCAAGAACATTGTGCGCGACTATCATGTCGGAGGTGGGCTTTTCCGTCCCGCCCGCACCGTGCACGCGGTCAAAGGCGTTTCCTTCAGCGTGCAGAAGGGCAAGACGCTGGCCATCGTCGGCGAAAGCGGTTGCGGCAAGTCCACGCTCGCCCGCATCATCACGCTGATCGATCCGGCAACGGCGGGCGAACTTTTCATCGATGGCAACAAGGTCGACATTGCCAAGAACGGCCTGACCAAGGAGATGCGCCGCAAGGTGCAGATCGTCTTCCAGAACCCCTATGGTTCGCTCAATCCGCGCCAGAAGATCGGCGATGTGCTGGGCGAGCCGCTGGTCATCAACACCGACAAGCCGGCCGACGAACGGCGCGACCTCGCCATGAAGATGCTGAAGAAGGTCGGCCTCGGCACGGAGCACTACAACCGCTATCCGCACATGTTCTCGGGCGGCCAGCGCCAGCGCATCGCCATTGCCCGCGCATTGATGCTCAACCCGAGCCTTTTGGTGCTGGACGAGCCGGTGTCGGCGCTCGATCTGTCGGTGCAGGCGCAAGTGCTCAACCTGCTCGCCGACCTGCAGGACGAATTCCAGCTGACCTATGTCTTCATCAGCCACGATCTGTCTGTGGTGCGCTACATCGCCGACGACGTGATGGTGATGTATTTCGGCGAAGCGGTCGAATACGGCTCGCGTGACGAGGTCTTTGCCGACCCCAAGCACAGCTACACCAGGACGCTGTTTGCGGCGACGCCGCGCGCCGACGTCGCCTCTATCAAGGCGCGACTGGCGAAGAAGAAGGCCGCCTGA
- a CDS encoding ABC transporter ATP-binding protein — protein sequence MPLLEIRNLTVSFDTAAGPFMAVQGIDLSVEPREVLAIVGESGSGKSVAMLAVMGLLPNTATVKADRMAFDGTDLLELSPSERRKIVGKDISMIFQEPVASLNPCFTAGFQIEEVLRFHMGMDRAERRARAIELMTLVGIADPEERLNSFPHQMSGGQCQRVMIAIAIACNPKLLIADEPTTALDVTIQKQILDLLVGLQAKYGMGLIMITHNMGVVAETADRVIVQYKGRKMEEADVLSLFEKPQSNYTRALLSALPENAVGDRLPTVSDMLFEPAPSAAGAAS from the coding sequence ATGCCTCTTCTCGAGATCAGGAACCTCACCGTTTCCTTCGATACCGCGGCCGGACCGTTCATGGCCGTGCAAGGCATCGACCTGTCGGTCGAGCCGCGCGAGGTGTTGGCGATCGTCGGCGAATCCGGCTCCGGCAAATCGGTGGCGATGCTGGCGGTGATGGGGCTTTTGCCCAACACGGCGACGGTGAAGGCCGACCGCATGGCCTTCGACGGAACCGACCTGTTGGAGCTCAGCCCGTCCGAGCGCCGCAAGATCGTCGGCAAGGACATCTCGATGATCTTCCAGGAGCCGGTGGCCAGCCTCAATCCATGCTTCACCGCCGGCTTCCAGATCGAGGAGGTGCTGCGCTTCCATATGGGCATGGACCGCGCCGAGCGCCGGGCGCGCGCCATCGAGTTGATGACGCTGGTCGGCATTGCCGATCCGGAAGAACGGCTGAACTCATTCCCGCACCAGATGTCGGGCGGCCAGTGCCAGCGCGTCATGATCGCCATCGCCATCGCCTGCAATCCGAAGCTGCTGATCGCTGACGAGCCGACGACGGCACTTGATGTCACCATCCAGAAGCAGATCCTCGACCTGCTGGTCGGCCTGCAGGCCAAATACGGCATGGGCCTGATCATGATCACCCACAATATGGGCGTCGTGGCCGAGACCGCCGATCGCGTCATCGTCCAGTACAAGGGCCGCAAGATGGAAGAGGCCGACGTTTTGTCGCTGTTCGAGAAGCCGCAGAGCAACTACACGCGCGCACTGCTGTCGGCGCTGCCGGAAAACGCCGTCGGCGACCGACTGCCGACCGTGTCCGACATGCTGTTCGAGCCGGCGCCATCTGCCGCGGGAGCCGCCTCATGA
- a CDS encoding ABC transporter permease subunit has product MTDQSGAEATAASVQPGGRQRAFAEFWHYFSMNTGAVIGLFVFSALVLVAIFAPLVAPHSPDEQFRDALLAPPVWQEGGNWMFLLGTDAVGRDMLSRLIFGARFSLFIGLVVVVFSLTSGIVLGVLAGYFRGWVDTLIMRIMDIILAFPSLLLALVLVAILGPGLFNAMLAIALVLQPHFARLTRAAVMAEKNREYVVSAKVAGASHLRLMLVTILPNCVAPLIVQATLSFSNAILEAAALGFLGVGAQPPTPEWGTMLASAREFILRAPWVVTFPGLAILITVLAINLIGDGLRDAFDPKLKRS; this is encoded by the coding sequence ATGACCGACCAGTCCGGCGCCGAAGCCACTGCTGCATCCGTTCAACCCGGCGGCAGGCAACGCGCCTTCGCTGAATTCTGGCACTATTTTTCGATGAACACCGGCGCCGTCATCGGCCTGTTCGTGTTCTCGGCGCTGGTGCTGGTGGCAATTTTCGCGCCGCTGGTGGCACCGCATTCGCCCGACGAACAATTTCGCGACGCACTCTTGGCGCCTCCGGTCTGGCAGGAGGGCGGCAATTGGATGTTCCTGCTGGGCACCGACGCGGTTGGCCGCGACATGCTTTCGCGGTTGATCTTCGGGGCGCGTTTCTCGCTGTTCATCGGTCTGGTGGTCGTCGTTTTCTCGCTGACCAGCGGCATCGTGCTTGGCGTGCTCGCCGGTTATTTCCGCGGCTGGGTCGATACGCTGATCATGCGCATCATGGACATCATCCTGGCCTTCCCGTCGCTGCTCCTGGCGCTGGTGCTGGTGGCGATCCTCGGCCCTGGCCTGTTCAACGCCATGCTGGCGATCGCGCTGGTGCTGCAGCCGCACTTCGCCCGGCTCACCCGCGCCGCCGTGATGGCCGAGAAGAACCGCGAATATGTAGTCTCCGCCAAGGTGGCCGGTGCGAGTCACCTGCGGCTGATGCTGGTGACGATCTTGCCGAATTGCGTGGCGCCGCTGATCGTGCAGGCGACATTGTCCTTCTCCAATGCCATCCTCGAAGCCGCTGCGCTCGGCTTCCTCGGCGTCGGCGCGCAACCACCGACACCGGAATGGGGCACCATGCTCGCCTCGGCGCGCGAGTTCATCCTGCGCGCGCCCTGGGTGGTGACTTTCCCAGGTCTCGCCATCCTGATCACGGTGCTTGCCATCAACCTGATCGGCGACGGCCTGCGCGACGCCTTCGACCCCAAGCTGAAGAGGTCCTGA
- a CDS encoding ABC transporter permease subunit, whose protein sequence is MLRYLLHKLALIVPTVFGISLAAFAFVRLLPGDPILALAGERGVSPERYAELIEQFGYNRPYVIQYLDYIGRVLTGDFGISIATKRPVLGEFQALFPATMELATIALIIAVVIGIPAGIFAAVKRGSWFDQATMGVALTGYSMPIFWWGLLLIIFFSGYLGWTPVSGRIGLQYFFKPTTGFMLIDSLISGKSGAFRSAASHLILPSIVLATIPLAVIARQTRSAMLEVLGEDYVRTARAKGLAPRRVIGLHAFRNALIPVVTTIGLQVGTLMAGAILTETIFSWPGIGKWMIDAIGKRDYVVVQSGLLIIALIVMAVNLIVDVLYAVINPRIRVQ, encoded by the coding sequence ATGCTTCGTTATCTCCTCCATAAGCTCGCCCTGATCGTTCCGACCGTGTTCGGCATCTCGCTGGCGGCGTTTGCTTTCGTTCGGCTTCTTCCGGGCGACCCGATCCTGGCGCTCGCCGGAGAGCGCGGCGTCAGCCCCGAGCGCTACGCCGAACTTATCGAGCAATTCGGCTACAACCGGCCTTATGTCATCCAGTATCTGGACTATATCGGCAGGGTTCTGACCGGCGACTTCGGCATATCGATCGCCACCAAGCGACCGGTTCTTGGTGAATTCCAGGCGCTGTTTCCCGCCACGATGGAATTGGCCACGATCGCCTTGATCATCGCCGTCGTCATCGGCATTCCCGCCGGCATCTTCGCCGCGGTCAAGCGCGGATCATGGTTCGACCAGGCGACGATGGGCGTGGCACTGACCGGCTACTCGATGCCAATCTTCTGGTGGGGCCTGCTGCTCATCATTTTCTTCTCCGGCTATCTCGGCTGGACGCCTGTTTCCGGCCGCATCGGCCTGCAGTATTTCTTCAAGCCGACGACGGGGTTCATGCTGATAGACAGCCTGATCTCCGGAAAGAGCGGCGCGTTCAGGTCTGCCGCCAGTCACCTGATCCTGCCGTCGATCGTGCTGGCGACGATTCCGCTTGCCGTCATCGCGCGGCAGACACGGTCGGCGATGCTCGAAGTGCTGGGCGAGGACTATGTCCGTACCGCGCGTGCCAAGGGCCTGGCGCCGCGCCGCGTCATCGGGCTGCACGCCTTCCGCAACGCTCTGATCCCGGTCGTCACCACCATCGGCCTGCAGGTCGGCACGCTGATGGCCGGCGCCATCCTGACCGAAACGATCTTTTCCTGGCCCGGTATCGGCAAGTGGATGATCGACGCGATCGGCAAGCGCGACTATGTCGTCGTTCAGAGCGGCCTGCTGATCATCGCGCTGATCGTCATGGCGGTGAACCTGATCGTCGACGTGCTCTACGCCGTCATCAACCCACGAATCCGGGTGCAGTAA
- a CDS encoding ABC transporter substrate-binding protein has product MKKKLTFAAALLAASVIGGMANAKQLVYCSEASPAGFDPSPWSGGNDFDASSRTIYSRLVEFEHGKTTISPGLAESWTVSDDGLEYTFKLRPGVKFQTTDYFTPTRDLNADDVIFSFERQWKKESPWFSYLEGTGWEYFAGMGFPDLLKEIVKVDDLTVKFVLNKPEVAFLPDLGMDFASIVSKEYADQLDKAGTRQQFTQKPIGTGPFQFVDYQVDAVIRYAAWDGYFGGRQKIDDLIFAITPDPAVRAQKLKAGECDIMSYPAPADIAGLQADANLKVDEQEGLNIGYLAYNTTLPPFDKVEVRKALNMAVNKKAIIDAVYQGAGQAAVNPIPPTMWSYNKDIKDDPYDPEAAKKMLADAGVKDLSMKIWAMPVSRPYNPNAQRVAELIQADYAAVGVKAEIVSYEWTEYRTRGKAKDRDGAFQLGWTGDNGDPDNFLFLLGCDAIGQSNYAIWCNKEFEDLLKKGKATTDVAERTKIYEEAQVVFKREAPWLTIAHSKVFMPMNKKVSGFVMDPLGIHRFDGVDVAE; this is encoded by the coding sequence ATGAAAAAGAAACTGACTTTTGCAGCCGCGTTGCTGGCTGCAAGCGTCATCGGCGGCATGGCCAATGCTAAACAGCTGGTCTACTGCTCCGAGGCATCACCGGCCGGCTTCGACCCGTCGCCGTGGAGCGGCGGCAACGATTTCGACGCGTCGTCGCGCACCATTTATTCGCGCCTGGTCGAGTTCGAGCATGGCAAGACCACCATCTCGCCCGGCCTCGCCGAGAGCTGGACGGTTTCCGACGACGGTCTCGAATATACGTTCAAGCTTCGGCCGGGCGTCAAATTCCAGACCACCGACTATTTTACGCCGACGCGCGACCTCAATGCCGACGACGTGATCTTCTCCTTCGAACGTCAGTGGAAGAAGGAAAGCCCGTGGTTCAGCTACCTGGAAGGCACCGGCTGGGAATATTTTGCCGGCATGGGCTTCCCGGATCTCTTGAAGGAAATCGTCAAGGTCGACGACCTGACGGTGAAGTTCGTGCTCAACAAGCCTGAAGTCGCCTTCCTGCCGGATCTCGGCATGGATTTCGCTTCGATCGTCTCCAAGGAATATGCCGACCAGCTCGACAAGGCCGGTACCAGGCAGCAGTTCACCCAGAAGCCGATCGGCACCGGTCCGTTCCAGTTCGTCGATTACCAGGTCGACGCGGTCATCCGCTATGCGGCATGGGACGGCTACTTTGGCGGCCGTCAGAAGATCGACGACCTGATCTTCGCCATCACGCCCGATCCGGCCGTGCGGGCGCAGAAGCTCAAGGCAGGCGAGTGCGATATCATGTCGTACCCGGCCCCGGCCGACATTGCCGGCCTGCAGGCTGATGCGAACCTCAAGGTCGACGAGCAGGAAGGCCTGAACATCGGCTACCTCGCCTACAACACGACGCTGCCGCCCTTCGACAAGGTCGAGGTCCGCAAGGCCCTCAACATGGCGGTCAACAAGAAGGCGATCATCGACGCGGTCTATCAGGGTGCCGGCCAGGCGGCCGTCAATCCGATCCCGCCGACCATGTGGTCCTACAACAAGGACATCAAGGACGATCCCTACGATCCCGAAGCGGCCAAGAAGATGCTGGCCGACGCGGGCGTCAAGGATCTGTCGATGAAGATCTGGGCCATGCCCGTCAGCCGTCCCTACAACCCGAACGCCCAGCGCGTGGCCGAGTTGATTCAGGCCGACTACGCCGCCGTCGGCGTCAAGGCCGAGATCGTCAGCTACGAATGGACCGAGTACCGCACCCGCGGCAAGGCCAAGGACCGCGACGGCGCCTTCCAACTGGGCTGGACCGGTGACAATGGTGATCCGGATAACTTCCTATTCCTGCTCGGTTGCGACGCCATTGGCCAGTCCAACTACGCGATCTGGTGCAACAAGGAGTTCGAGGACCTGCTGAAGAAGGGCAAGGCAACCACGGACGTCGCCGAACGCACCAAGATCTACGAGGAAGCCCAGGTTGTGTTCAAGCGTGAGGCCCCGTGGCTGACCATCGCCCACTCCAAGGTCTTCATGCCGATGAACAAGAAAGTCTCGGGCTTCGTCATGGACCCGCTTGGCATTCATCGGTTTGACGGCGTCGACGTCGCCGAATAA